One window of the Lentimicrobiaceae bacterium genome contains the following:
- a CDS encoding RNA polymerase sigma factor has product MNDKELIQKVVSGDMQAFKLLVERHQEMVFRVAIGFVHSKEDAEDLTQDIFIKVYDSLKTFRQDSEFSTWLYRITVNYSINHIRKNKKNSLLDSLETIFNKVSPDKTPIEEVEEKERDLRIKNAIDKLNPRQRTAFVLSNYEELSQKEIATIMKTSEGAVEQLLQRAKAKLREILTPNVGK; this is encoded by the coding sequence ATGAACGACAAAGAACTAATACAAAAAGTAGTTTCAGGCGATATGCAGGCTTTTAAACTATTGGTAGAGAGGCATCAAGAAATGGTGTTTCGCGTTGCTATTGGTTTTGTTCATTCAAAGGAGGATGCCGAAGATTTAACGCAGGACATTTTTATTAAAGTGTACGATTCGTTAAAAACTTTCAGGCAAGATTCCGAATTTTCTACTTGGTTATACCGAATAACCGTAAATTACAGTATAAACCACATCAGAAAAAATAAGAAAAACTCTCTATTGGATTCGTTGGAAACTATATTTAACAAAGTTTCGCCCGACAAAACACCGATTGAAGAAGTTGAGGAAAAAGAAAGAGATTTGAGAATAAAAAATGCAATAGACAAACTGAATCCGAGGCAGCGTACGGCATTTGTATTGAGTAATTATGAGGAACTTTCGCAAAAAGAAATAGCAACAATTATGAAAACATCCGAAGGTGCTGTTGAGCAGTTATTGCAACGAGCTAAAGCTAAATTGAGAGAAATTTTAACACCAAACGTAGGAAAATAA
- a CDS encoding ATP-binding cassette domain-containing protein, which produces MSIVTKNITKKYGEQTVLNNVSINIEKGEIVGLLGPNGAGKSTLMKILTCYIPPTSGEAFVCGNNIYEDSDKIKSIIGYLPETNPLYHDMYIREYLEFIANVHKIKNKKQTIENIIEITGLSPEIRKKIGMLSKGFRQRVGLAQALMHDPEVLILDEPTSGLDPNQLIEIRRLISEIGKEKTVMLSSHIMQEIEAVCSRFIIINNGNIVADKKIDEVGGVQQTKTLVVEFSEKVLKDELMNIPNIDNIFEIADKTFKITSKDNIDIRKDINSFAVKKGILIQSLNYETDKLEDIFHKLTK; this is translated from the coding sequence ATGTCGATAGTAACGAAAAATATTACAAAAAAGTACGGCGAACAGACTGTTCTCAATAATGTATCAATAAATATAGAAAAAGGCGAAATAGTTGGTCTTTTGGGTCCGAATGGGGCCGGCAAGTCAACGTTGATGAAGATTTTAACTTGCTATATACCTCCTACTTCCGGCGAAGCTTTTGTATGCGGAAACAATATTTACGAAGACAGCGATAAGATTAAATCTATTATCGGTTATCTACCCGAAACCAATCCCCTATACCACGATATGTACATTAGAGAGTACTTGGAATTTATCGCAAATGTGCATAAAATTAAAAACAAAAAACAAACCATTGAAAATATTATAGAAATAACCGGATTGTCTCCCGAAATCAGAAAGAAAATCGGTATGCTTTCTAAGGGTTTCCGACAAAGGGTTGGACTTGCACAAGCGTTGATGCACGACCCCGAAGTGCTGATTTTGGATGAGCCCACATCAGGATTGGATCCTAACCAACTTATTGAAATTCGCAGACTGATAAGCGAGATAGGAAAAGAAAAGACGGTTATGTTGTCGTCGCATATTATGCAGGAGATTGAAGCTGTGTGTAGTAGGTTTATTATCATCAACAACGGAAATATTGTTGCCGATAAAAAAATTGACGAAGTTGGCGGAGTTCAGCAAACAAAAACTCTTGTCGTTGAGTTTTCGGAAAAAGTTCTTAAAGATGAGCTGATGAACATACCAAACATTGACAACATATTTGAAATTGCCGACAAAACCTTTAAAATTACTTCCAAAGATAATATCGATATCAGAAAAGATATTAATAGCTTTGCTGTGAAGAAAGGAATACTAATTCAATCGTTGAATTACGAAACCGATAAGTTGGAAGATATTTTTCATAAGCTTACAAAGTAG
- a CDS encoding cation diffusion facilitator family transporter, producing the protein MAHHHEHHSQILGTGHHQHKEMSSAKLLWVTVLNFSITVVQVIGGLISNSLSLLSDALHNLGDTSAIFIAFLAGKRSQKSADEKNTFGYKRVEILAALFNAVVLIVICVFLFFEAYKRLINPEPIKGAIMLIVATFGLLANVISVLVLQKDKNHNLNVKAAYLHLMGDTLSSVAVIIGGIAIWLWNITWIDPLITVLVGVYIIYHTWGVVKETIDILMQATPHNINIAEIKKAVESIDDVEDIHHVHVWKLNDEQIHLEAHINLKNNVDMVSMMKIKQEIEEIIRDNFGINHITLQIGYNCCINGEISH; encoded by the coding sequence ATGGCTCATCATCACGAACATCATTCCCAAATTCTCGGGACAGGTCATCACCAGCACAAGGAAATGAGTAGCGCCAAGCTATTGTGGGTAACTGTATTAAACTTTTCCATTACAGTTGTGCAGGTTATTGGCGGATTAATTTCCAATAGCTTGTCATTACTTTCCGATGCTTTGCATAATTTGGGAGATACTTCGGCAATTTTTATAGCTTTTTTAGCTGGAAAACGAAGCCAGAAGTCAGCAGACGAAAAAAACACCTTCGGATACAAACGTGTTGAAATATTGGCGGCTCTTTTCAATGCCGTTGTGCTAATCGTTATTTGTGTTTTCCTGTTTTTCGAAGCGTATAAGCGTCTTATCAATCCTGAGCCTATAAAAGGAGCTATAATGCTTATAGTTGCTACGTTCGGACTTTTAGCAAATGTGATTTCAGTATTGGTTCTTCAAAAAGATAAAAACCACAACTTGAATGTCAAAGCTGCGTATCTTCACCTTATGGGCGATACGCTCTCGTCGGTAGCAGTAATAATAGGCGGAATTGCAATTTGGTTGTGGAATATAACATGGATTGACCCGTTGATTACCGTTTTGGTTGGTGTTTATATAATTTATCACACATGGGGAGTTGTAAAAGAAACGATAGATATTTTAATGCAGGCAACTCCGCACAACATAAATATTGCCGAAATAAAAAAAGCGGTAGAAAGTATTGATGATGTCGAAGATATTCATCATGTTCATGTTTGGAAACTCAACGATGAACAAATACACCTTGAAGCGCATATCAATCTGAAAAACAATGTAGATATGGTTAGCATGATGAAAATTAAGCAAGAAATTGAAGAAATTATACGAGACAATTTCGGCATAAATCATATTACCTTACAAATTGGTTACAATTGTTGCATAAACGGAGAAATATCACATTAA
- a CDS encoding T9SS type A sorting domain-containing protein, with the protein MKKLLVVLLIQILAINATKAYIYWEMISFPDTLFAEDILINDKGYYFVIGHSHDDRNPKYNGIYLSTDKGATWEYVLQTNLSRIHSISINDKQEVFAAMEHYPYFWKSDTSGRHWEQLIILNDSTRNSFSTYIDCLGGDSLLIGIGFDEDVALLKARKDDYSIDYIADTLLHFKEGVDPWITKIQCVVSDVTHNTMFFSYGSMLYSSLYQSRDNGLTWTEIEIENSRVGDVAINSQGDAFIGLYKTFHPNLPFGLYALYKDVDTLTFCGPETSANRIVIDTNDNIIFSTYRLPNLLFYSLDNGYTTDTLCELFQNVGKFRRDKDNNLFIVDLIFYGILHKTASPIVFSELSNDKLSKLNIHPNPAVHNINVEIPQNMILPKLELTLMDIHGKIIIKRKIAAHNGFANIDVSDLVSGTYTLIVSDNIKLYESKFIKL; encoded by the coding sequence ATGAAAAAATTACTTGTTGTATTATTAATACAAATATTAGCAATCAACGCTACAAAAGCGTACATTTATTGGGAAATGATATCTTTTCCCGATACACTGTTTGCCGAAGATATTCTCATAAACGACAAAGGATATTATTTTGTTATAGGGCATTCGCATGATGATCGCAACCCCAAATACAATGGCATTTATCTATCTACCGACAAAGGCGCAACCTGGGAATATGTTTTGCAAACTAATTTAAGCCGAATTCATTCAATATCTATTAACGATAAGCAAGAGGTTTTTGCAGCAATGGAACATTATCCGTACTTCTGGAAGTCTGATACGTCTGGAAGGCATTGGGAGCAGTTAATTATTCTCAATGACTCTACAAGAAATAGTTTTTCCACTTATATTGATTGCTTGGGTGGTGATTCTTTACTTATAGGCATTGGTTTTGACGAAGATGTTGCATTACTAAAAGCCCGAAAAGATGATTATAGTATTGACTATATTGCTGATACTCTATTACATTTTAAAGAAGGTGTCGATCCATGGATTACCAAAATACAATGTGTTGTTTCGGATGTTACTCATAACACAATGTTTTTTTCTTACGGAAGTATGCTCTATAGTAGTTTATACCAGAGCAGAGATAATGGTTTGACATGGACGGAAATTGAAATAGAAAATTCACGTGTTGGCGATGTTGCAATAAACTCACAAGGAGACGCTTTTATTGGTCTTTACAAAACTTTTCATCCGAATTTACCATTTGGCTTATATGCCTTGTATAAAGATGTAGATACCCTAACATTTTGCGGACCTGAAACAAGCGCAAATAGAATTGTAATTGATACAAATGATAATATAATTTTCTCTACTTACAGATTACCGAATTTATTATTTTATTCATTGGATAATGGTTATACAACCGATACCCTTTGTGAGTTGTTTCAAAATGTAGGGAAATTTCGACGAGATAAAGATAATAATCTATTTATTGTTGACCTTATATTCTACGGCATATTACACAAGACTGCTTCCCCAATAGTGTTTTCAGAACTTAGCAACGATAAGCTATCAAAATTGAACATACACCCCAATCCTGCCGTACATAACATTAATGTTGAAATACCCCAAAACATGATTTTACCTAAATTAGAGTTGACATTAATGGATATACACGGTAAAATAATTATCAAGCGCAAAATAGCTGCTCATAATGGCTTTGCAAATATTGATGTATCTGACTTGGTAAGCGGAACATATACGCTTATTGTTTCAGATAATATAAAATTGTACGAATCGAAATTTATTAAGTTGTAA
- a CDS encoding MATE family efflux transporter → MPQVTNKEIWRIAYPIIFGNLAQTLITLINTSFLGHVGMLELGASMIAGIYYYVFTTLAWGFAVGVQIIISRRFGEKRYGEIGVVFDHGLLFVSMLATVLFLLLRFSTVSLLDTIIKSDPIYHLAMDFMKYRHYGILIVCFNFLYRALYVGLSNTKIITFTTLTMAVVNIFLDYVLIFGNFGFPKMGISGAAIASVCAEASALIFFTIYTLIKLPVKEYAMYRFKALKSKLMKSILRVSFPTMLQRLFSFGTWFAFFVMIESMGELPIAISSIVRSVNMLLLIPVFAYSATANTLTSRLIGENRYSDIKPTLFKTLKLSMLTALPMILLCIFLPQVIASIYTNDTMLVQASVSTIYVVCAATVLACGSYIFFDAVSGTGNTTSALIIELVVLVFYLLYIYVSSQVIAAEIHIVWLAEVVYALLLGVGAVLYLKFVNWQKKKI, encoded by the coding sequence ATGCCACAAGTAACAAATAAAGAAATATGGCGTATAGCCTACCCCATTATTTTCGGGAATTTGGCTCAAACGCTGATAACCTTGATTAACACGTCTTTTTTAGGACACGTTGGTATGTTGGAGCTTGGCGCTTCAATGATTGCCGGAATTTATTACTACGTTTTCACAACCTTGGCTTGGGGTTTTGCCGTCGGTGTTCAGATTATTATTTCAAGAAGATTCGGTGAGAAGAGATACGGCGAAATTGGTGTAGTTTTCGACCACGGTTTGCTTTTTGTCTCAATGCTTGCCACGGTTTTATTTTTACTGCTACGTTTTTCTACTGTAAGTTTATTGGATACGATAATTAAATCGGATCCTATATACCATTTGGCAATGGACTTTATGAAATATAGGCACTACGGCATTTTGATAGTTTGCTTTAACTTTTTGTACAGAGCTTTGTATGTTGGCTTATCGAACACTAAAATCATTACATTTACAACGCTTACAATGGCAGTCGTAAATATCTTTTTAGATTACGTTTTGATATTCGGCAATTTTGGCTTCCCAAAAATGGGCATATCCGGTGCAGCTATAGCTTCGGTTTGTGCAGAAGCATCGGCACTTATTTTCTTTACTATTTATACCTTGATAAAATTGCCTGTAAAAGAATATGCCATGTACAGGTTTAAGGCTTTAAAAAGCAAGCTGATGAAATCCATATTAAGGGTTTCGTTTCCTACCATGCTGCAACGGTTGTTTTCTTTCGGAACTTGGTTTGCGTTTTTCGTTATGATAGAGAGCATGGGCGAACTTCCTATTGCTATTTCTAGCATTGTACGTAGTGTTAATATGCTGCTACTGATACCTGTTTTTGCTTACAGTGCGACTGCCAACACGCTTACAAGCCGACTAATTGGAGAAAACAGATATTCGGATATTAAGCCAACTTTGTTTAAAACCTTAAAACTTAGTATGCTAACTGCATTGCCAATGATTTTGCTTTGCATTTTCTTGCCGCAAGTTATCGCCTCAATTTATACCAACGACACAATGCTTGTGCAAGCATCTGTTTCTACGATTTATGTAGTGTGTGCAGCAACTGTTCTGGCGTGTGGTTCGTACATCTTTTTCGATGCTGTTTCGGGTACGGGAAACACAACTTCGGCTTTGATCATTGAGTTAGTGGTCTTGGTATTTTATTTGCTATATATATACGTGAGCAGTCAGGTTATTGCTGCCGAAATTCATATTGTATGGTTAGCAGAAGTTGTATATGCTTTACTGCTTGGAGTCGGGGCTGTATTGTATTTGAAATTTGTAAATTGGCAGAAGAAAAAAATATAG
- a CDS encoding glycosyltransferase: protein MLTVIVSYYKAIDNLKLILKALNLQSCKDFEVIISEDDFNEETINFISQNRSNCNFPIVHVYQDFDKGFRKNEMLNKSVIKAKNEKIAFIDGDCIPHKHFVKSYIKHIEPNSICEGRAVMLDEKTTKYTLENQTLKRLNFKSLMCTSSKAVKEGIYFPCFPLTIAKGGRGIVGRNWGVTKSSLLAVNGFDMDYVHAGVGEDVDIEWRLKKNGAKTISVKNKAIVYHLFHKKVYSEDNVANNYKLMAQKQESNKIFCVNGINKVDFEEKQRKNT, encoded by the coding sequence ATGCTAACTGTAATAGTTTCGTACTATAAAGCGATAGACAACCTTAAATTAATACTAAAAGCACTTAATTTGCAAAGCTGTAAAGACTTTGAAGTTATAATTTCGGAAGACGATTTCAACGAAGAAACTATCAATTTTATATCGCAAAATAGGAGCAATTGCAATTTTCCTATTGTCCATGTTTATCAAGATTTTGACAAAGGTTTTAGGAAAAACGAAATGCTGAATAAATCGGTAATAAAGGCTAAAAACGAAAAAATTGCTTTTATAGACGGCGATTGCATTCCGCACAAACATTTTGTAAAAAGTTATATCAAGCATATTGAACCCAACTCTATTTGCGAAGGTAGAGCCGTAATGTTAGACGAAAAAACCACAAAATACACTTTGGAAAATCAGACCTTAAAACGACTCAATTTTAAAAGTCTTATGTGCACGAGTTCTAAAGCCGTAAAGGAAGGAATATATTTCCCGTGCTTTCCCCTTACAATTGCCAAAGGCGGACGCGGAATTGTCGGTAGAAATTGGGGTGTTACCAAAAGCTCGTTGCTCGCAGTAAACGGTTTCGATATGGATTATGTTCATGCCGGCGTAGGCGAAGACGTTGATATTGAGTGGCGATTGAAAAAGAACGGTGCAAAGACAATATCGGTGAAGAACAAGGCAATTGTTTATCATCTGTTTCATAAAAAAGTATATTCCGAAGATAATGTCGCCAACAACTACAAACTTATGGCTCAAAAGCAAGAAAGCAATAAAATATTTTGTGTCAACGGAATAAATAAGGTAGATTTTGAAGAAAAACAACGAAAAAATACCTAA
- the dut gene encoding dUTP diphosphatase: protein MRIKIVNHSPFPEPQYATELSAGMDLRANITNEIVLKPLKRELVSTGLHIELPAGTEAQIRPRSGLAAKFGVTVANAPGTIDPDYRGEVKVILINLSEDDFVIKPGDRIAQMVIAKYEHISWEKVDKLDETERGEGGFGHTGNK from the coding sequence ATGAGAATTAAAATAGTAAATCATTCGCCATTTCCCGAGCCGCAGTACGCAACCGAGCTGTCAGCCGGTATGGATTTAAGAGCAAATATAACCAACGAAATTGTACTAAAACCGTTGAAACGAGAGTTAGTGTCAACAGGTTTACATATTGAATTACCTGCGGGAACCGAAGCACAAATCAGACCGAGGAGCGGCTTGGCTGCAAAGTTTGGTGTTACGGTCGCTAACGCTCCAGGAACCATCGACCCCGACTACAGAGGCGAGGTTAAAGTTATTTTGATAAACCTATCGGAAGATGATTTTGTAATTAAACCCGGCGATAGAATTGCTCAAATGGTAATTGCAAAATACGAACATATAAGTTGGGAAAAAGTCGATAAATTAGACGAAACGGAAAGAGGTGAAGGTGGTTTCGGACACACCGGAAATAAATAA
- a CDS encoding bile acid:sodium symporter family protein yields the protein MQTSFIDILINAVLAIIMFGIGLSLKASNFVSIARKPKVFLIGMTMKMVFLPMLAFALCLLTNLSPEIKVGIVVLSVCPGGTTSNLITYLMDGNTELSIALTTVNSFLAMITIPLIVNLTLLFFLGSQTSLHLPLAKTTLQIFYIIIIPAGTGVILNNKFPEFTSKLNKQYHLRTLPQIKFNILKLITTILLAVVFFIKIFANESSGGAGLVANDFKTILPVLIVFNIVGLFAGYFSILPFGSKKDAMTVGIEVGLINTTLAFLIAGTFLQNAEMQKPALIYAFFSFWTSLLFAYVVRRMAKISSNKS from the coding sequence ATGCAAACATCTTTTATTGACATATTGATTAACGCAGTATTGGCAATAATAATGTTTGGTATTGGTCTTTCGCTTAAGGCTTCCAACTTTGTTAGTATTGCTAGAAAGCCCAAAGTTTTTTTGATAGGCATGACAATGAAGATGGTATTCTTACCCATGTTGGCATTTGCCTTATGCTTACTAACAAACTTATCTCCCGAAATAAAAGTCGGAATTGTTGTATTGTCGGTATGTCCGGGTGGTACAACTTCAAATCTGATAACGTACCTAATGGACGGAAACACCGAGCTTTCTATTGCACTAACAACGGTAAACAGTTTTTTAGCAATGATAACCATTCCGCTCATTGTAAACCTCACTCTCTTGTTCTTTTTGGGCAGTCAAACATCGCTACATTTACCACTTGCAAAAACGACTCTGCAAATATTTTACATAATAATTATTCCGGCAGGAACAGGAGTAATATTAAACAATAAATTTCCCGAATTTACATCAAAATTAAATAAGCAATATCATTTACGAACTTTACCACAAATTAAGTTTAACATACTAAAATTGATAACCACCATACTTTTAGCTGTTGTCTTTTTTATAAAGATATTTGCTAACGAAAGCTCGGGTGGAGCGGGCTTGGTAGCCAACGACTTTAAAACTATACTTCCGGTATTGATAGTCTTTAATATTGTAGGCTTGTTTGCAGGATATTTTTCCATACTTCCGTTTGGTTCAAAAAAAGATGCTATGACCGTGGGTATAGAAGTCGGGCTGATAAACACCACGCTTGCCTTTCTGATAGCAGGCACATTTTTGCAGAATGCGGAAATGCAGAAACCTGCTTTAATATACGCGTTTTTCTCGTTTTGGACTTCGCTTTTGTTTGCTTACGTGGTAAGACGTATGGCAAAAATAAGCAGCAATAAATCTTAA
- a CDS encoding polysaccharide biosynthesis C-terminal domain-containing protein → MGAIKKLLGQTAIYGLSSIVARVINFFFVPLYSRVLPTGNYGYATEILSYIALLQVVLVMGMETGFFRFANNHKDQSQKIFSTAFISLFFSATSFLLIVLLLLNPISGFTGYPKAYVVLAAGILAMDTITALLFAELRYLEKAWKFAIFKSIKIIFEVASNLVLFFMLPKYFVSHPNSILLKIIPPVPDYGYILLAIFSSCVVAVILFIPRILKIKFIFSRTMFVRLAKYSIPLMLAGLPGVANDFISRIFFRFFAPTHIPWQEQLGIFGANLKLAVIMVLFQQMFKYAAEPFYFSYGENTKNRTIYADVMKYYVIFCLLIFLVVAMFADVFVLFLGRNYRSGVDILPIMLIANMFIGVIFNLSMWYKLTDRTKYALNITVIGLIVNVIFNIIFMPKYGYMAAAWGFLVSYLSMTVYSYALGQKYFKIPYDVKTITIYIVFAVLLYLVSTLFADYRAILRYGINIVLIAAYVIVVMYKEKITFKQILSVIKISKK, encoded by the coding sequence GTGGGTGCAATAAAAAAACTACTCGGACAAACAGCAATATATGGGCTAAGCTCTATAGTTGCACGTGTAATCAACTTTTTTTTCGTTCCTTTATACTCGCGTGTACTACCCACTGGTAACTACGGTTATGCAACTGAAATATTGTCTTACATAGCCCTATTACAAGTTGTTTTGGTAATGGGCATGGAAACCGGTTTTTTCAGGTTTGCCAATAATCATAAAGACCAATCGCAGAAAATATTTTCAACAGCTTTTATTTCTTTGTTTTTTTCGGCGACTTCGTTTTTGCTCATAGTATTGCTTTTGTTAAATCCCATAAGCGGTTTTACAGGTTATCCTAAGGCGTACGTGGTTTTAGCAGCCGGTATTTTAGCAATGGATACAATTACGGCATTGCTGTTTGCCGAACTCCGATATTTGGAAAAAGCGTGGAAGTTTGCAATTTTTAAAAGCATAAAAATAATATTTGAAGTAGCAAGCAATTTAGTGCTGTTCTTCATGCTGCCAAAGTATTTCGTTTCTCACCCGAATTCAATTTTATTAAAAATAATTCCACCCGTACCCGACTACGGTTATATTTTGTTGGCAATATTTTCGTCCTGCGTTGTGGCGGTAATATTGTTTATACCGAGAATATTAAAAATCAAATTTATTTTTTCTCGTACAATGTTCGTGAGGTTGGCAAAATACTCAATCCCGTTGATGTTGGCAGGATTGCCTGGCGTGGCAAACGATTTTATAAGCCGAATATTCTTCCGATTTTTTGCACCTACTCATATTCCTTGGCAGGAACAACTTGGTATTTTCGGAGCTAACTTAAAATTAGCCGTTATTATGGTGTTGTTTCAACAAATGTTTAAATACGCTGCCGAACCCTTTTATTTTTCGTACGGAGAAAACACAAAAAACCGCACCATTTACGCCGATGTTATGAAGTACTACGTGATTTTTTGCTTGCTGATATTTTTAGTAGTAGCAATGTTTGCAGATGTATTCGTGCTGTTTTTGGGCAGAAACTACCGAAGCGGAGTCGATATCCTGCCTATCATGCTTATTGCAAATATGTTTATCGGAGTTATTTTCAATCTTTCTATGTGGTACAAACTTACCGACAGAACAAAATATGCACTCAATATTACCGTTATAGGATTGATAGTTAATGTGATTTTTAATATAATATTTATGCCTAAATACGGTTACATGGCAGCAGCTTGGGGATTTTTGGTCAGTTACCTTAGCATGACTGTGTACAGCTATGCTCTCGGACAAAAATATTTTAAAATACCCTACGATGTAAAAACAATTACAATATATATAGTTTTTGCAGTTTTGTTGTATCTTGTAAGTACTTTGTTTGCCGATTACAGAGCAATATTGCGGTACGGTATAAATATTGTACTTATTGCTGCGTATGTTATTGTTGTTATGTACAAAGAAAAAATCACCTTTAAGCAAATACTTAGTGTAATTAAAATATCAAAAAAATAG
- a CDS encoding cupin domain-containing protein — protein sequence MKPENLYTLPIWDKKDEFVENILKTKSLRVERIISSGHTSKNGFWYCQEENELVFLLQGEAKIEFADRNIVDLKAGDYINIEKEVKHRVARTSKEPEAIWLAVFY from the coding sequence ATGAAACCCGAAAACTTATACACTTTGCCTATATGGGATAAGAAAGACGAATTTGTTGAAAACATATTGAAAACCAAATCGCTGCGAGTAGAGCGAATTATTTCGAGCGGACACACAAGCAAAAACGGATTTTGGTATTGTCAGGAAGAAAACGAACTTGTGTTTTTACTTCAGGGTGAGGCTAAAATTGAATTTGCGGACAGAAATATTGTGGATTTAAAAGCCGGCGATTATATCAATATCGAAAAGGAGGTGAAACACCGCGTCGCTCGTACATCAAAAGAGCCTGAAGCCATTTGGTTGGCAGTGTTTTATTAA
- a CDS encoding YraN family protein, translating into KIMAKHNILGEKGEDIAVDYLQQKGYLILFRNWRYKHYEIDIIATDKATLVIVEVKTRSTSAFGEPEFFVDLKKQNRLIEATEAFIEQTNYHGETRFDVVAITLNKGSKPTINHIIDAFIPLG; encoded by the coding sequence CAAGATAATGGCTAAGCATAACATACTTGGCGAAAAAGGCGAAGATATTGCCGTTGACTATTTGCAGCAGAAAGGATATTTGATTTTATTCAGAAATTGGCGATACAAGCACTACGAAATTGATATTATTGCCACCGACAAAGCCACTTTGGTTATTGTAGAAGTCAAAACCCGCTCAACATCAGCTTTTGGCGAACCGGAGTTTTTTGTAGATTTGAAAAAGCAAAATAGACTTATAGAAGCAACCGAAGCTTTTATTGAACAAACAAACTATCACGGCGAAACCCGCTTCGATGTTGTAGCAATTACGCTAAACAAGGGCTCAAAACCAACTATAAATCATATAATAGATGCGTTTATTCCGTTGGGGTGA